Below is a genomic region from Echinicola rosea.
ATCTATACGCCGATTTTCAGTAAAACGGGCATGCCTGAGGACCAACTCAACGGCATGGCAGCCGCCATGCAAAATCGTATCCCGCTCAAACGCTATGGCCTACCCGAGGATATCGCCGAATTGGTGGCCTTCCTGGCCTCTGATAGGGCGTCCTTTATTACAGGAGCTGAATATAATATCGATGGCGGTACCAATGTCAATCCCCTATTGGTAAGCTGATATTTTGCGGCTTTCATTTGGAATGAAAATTCCAATATCGGAACTTTACGGGCATCCCTGTCGGGATATACCTGTAAAGTTCCAATCTAATTTACCATGCCAAGAGATAAATCATTTGATGAGCATAAGGTGCTGGAGAAAGCCATGAACTTGTTTTGGAAAAAGGGCTATTATGCCACTTCCATCCAAGACCTGGTAGCATTTCTGGGCATCAATAGGGCCAGCCTGTACGCAACGTATGGCGGTAAAAAAGAACTGTTCGAAAAAGCGTTCTGCCACTACACGAACACCAATTCCTCCCACCAAAGGGAATTTCTGGATGCCCACCCAGACGTAAGGACGGGATTGAAGAGGTTATTTGAACGAGCCATTCAGGAATCCATCTCGGATACGGACAAAAAAGGCTGTTTTGCCGTCAACTGCACGGTAGAGTTCATTTCACATGAAGCGGAATTCGCCACGCTGATCAACCAAAACAAACAGCGCTGTGAGACCATGCTCTA
It encodes:
- a CDS encoding TetR/AcrR family transcriptional regulator, giving the protein MPRDKSFDEHKVLEKAMNLFWKKGYYATSIQDLVAFLGINRASLYATYGGKKELFEKAFCHYTNTNSSHQREFLDAHPDVRTGLKRLFERAIQESISDTDKKGCFAVNCTVEFISHEAEFATLINQNKQRCETMLYHYLAAGVERNQISKDKDLRAIATLFFTFYNGLKVITKVDFDPSEFSRSVDALLKVLD